A genomic stretch from Kogia breviceps isolate mKogBre1 chromosome 1, mKogBre1 haplotype 1, whole genome shotgun sequence includes:
- the LOC131767092 gene encoding Golgi-associated RAB2 interactor protein 4-like: MSGDSLLPYHTAQSSTGLGLFKRTMGELQQQLHNGEYDIFKYAPIFESDFIQITKRGHVIDVHNCDCTVTVGIASTSPVLPLPDIMLLARRATGCEQHAEHSQPTKGKSHKVAKTLELTRLLPLKFVRISTHDRDKRQLRVKFATGRSFYLQLCAPLDAQEDLFAYWEELIYLLRPPLDGHSRTYAVPAGDMICRTLFEEEEEDGRSPAVEDFQGEWDEDQVSIRSLHTPSEVAAVGSAAFAGGEGIQLDSHKPDTMSDVATAKAKPTVLDKESASRATTKVETAEVAGGTAAGALSVAEIKSPAPEEQSTAIAATASKGPGASK; this comes from the coding sequence atgagtggggactctctgctcccgtatcacacggcccagagcagcaccgggctgggcctgttcaaacgcaccatgggggagctgcagcagcaactgcACAATGGCGAATACGACATATTCAAGTACGCGCCGATATTCGAGAGCGACTTTATCCAGATCACGAAGAGGGGACACGTGATTGACGTGCACAACTGTGACTGCACGGTGACCGTGGGCATCGCATCCACCAGCCccgtcctcccactcccagacatcatgctgctggcccgacgggccactggctgtgaacagcacgctgagcacagccagcccaccaaggggaagagccacaaggttgccaagaccttagagctcaccaggctccttcccttgaagtttgtgaggatctccacgcacgatcgtgacaaacgacagctgcgcgtgaagtttgccactggccgctccttctacctgcagctgtgtgcccctctggacgcgcaggaagacctcttcgcctactgggaagagctgatttacctcctgcgaccaccattggacggtcacagccgcacctacgctgttccagccggggacatgatctgcaggactctgttcgaggaggaggaggaggacgggaggagcccggcagtggaggatttccaaggagagtgggatgaggaccaggtgagcatcaggagcctccacacgccctctgaggtggccgcggtcgggtctgcagcttttgctggcggggaggggatccaattggactcccacaagcccgataccatgtccgatgtggccactgccaaagcaaaacctacagtgcttgacaaagagtcagcatcgcgggcaacgacaaaggtggagacagcagaggtggcaggcggcaccgcagcgggtgctttgagcgtggcagagatcaagtctcctgcccccgaagagcagagcacggccatagcagccacagccagcaagggtccaggagcaagtaaa